In one window of Leguminivora glycinivorella isolate SPB_JAAS2020 chromosome 10, LegGlyc_1.1, whole genome shotgun sequence DNA:
- the LOC125230200 gene encoding THO complex subunit 4, producing the protein MVDRIDMALDDIIKASKGGNRRGGGAGRKFDTNKRPGRGGGGAGGGFRNGRSGGVLRGRNRGGVSKPTNYTRGDVNSTWKHDMFSEFGGERKMQRSGPITMGPTKLMVSNLDFGVSDSDIQELFSEFGILKSAAVHYDRSGRSLGTADVVFERRADALKAMKQYNGVPLDGRAMNIQLATSEISTFRTEERGGGGRLGGGGGGVPIRRNSNRVGGAGRNQGGGGGAPRGGARRGRGAGAGRGRRPVPTAEQLDAELDAYVKEIK; encoded by the exons ATGGTGGACAGGATTGACATGGCTTTGGACGATATCATAAAAGCAAGTAAAGGAGGAAATAGAAGAGGAGGTGGTGCAGGCCGAAAATTTGATACTAACAAAAGACCTGGCCGTGGAGGCGGCGGAGCTGGTGGTGGTTTCCGCAATGGTCGGTCCGGTGGCGTATTACGTGGAAGAAATCGTGGCGGAGTTTCCAAACCAACAAATTACACAAGG GGTGATGTTAACAGCACATGGAAACATGATATGTTTTCGGAGTTTGGTGGCGAGAGGAAGATGCAAAGAAGCGGTCCCATCACCATGGGCCCTACAAAGCTCATGGTGTCCAATTTGGACTTTGGAGTTTCTGATTCAGATATTCAAGAGCTATTTTCTGAATTTGGCATTTTGAAAAGTGCCGCTGTACATTATGACAGATCGGGAAGGTCCTTGG GGACTGCTGATGTTGTGTTTGAAAGGAGAGCTGATGCCCTAAAAGCCATGAAGCAGTATAATGGAGTACCTCTAGATGGCCGCGCAATGAACATCCAGTTAGCTACTTCAGAAATAAGCACCTTTAGAACTGAAGAAAGAGGAGGAGGTGGCCGCCTAGGAGGTGGTGGCGGCGGAGTTCCCATCAGGAGAAATTCTAACAGAG TGGGTGGCGCTGGTAGAAATCAAGGTGGTGGAGGAGGCGCACCTCGGGGTGGTGCTCGACGCGGCCGCGGAGCCGGCGCCGGCCGCGGCCGCCGCCCGGTCCCAACAGCAGAACAACTTGACGCAGAATTAGATGCCTATGTCAAAGAAATTAAGTAA
- the LOC125230501 gene encoding U6 small nuclear RNA (adenine-(43)-N(6))-methyltransferase: MAMNRYMHPRNIYKNPPDFSKLSKDFSEFSSICKTDVSGKVTIDFKDPHSLRVLTRCLLKSDFNLDVKIPEDRLVPTLPLRLNYLLWIEDLIKAIKRTGHIKGLDIGTGACAIYPLLATAKNKWSMLGTENDEESLSKALENVQQNNLQDFIQLKLNKTQSIYDFLFTEDSGLGFDFSMCNPPFYSNIQELLESRSTARPPPKNGFTGSPHELITDGGELEFCRKMIQESKNHKKKVILFTTMVGHKFTLNELSEDLKAEGIKYTSTEFCQGRVTRWGLAWTYQDYNIYKLVPPRDKPRKKIANTVYQLPELSNSISNVDIAFDKLKPLLLTLKISRKVLNKKGNCILLDIIATENTWSNQRRKRRMLKREDANDAKKLKQDCSLEAETVLENNNSEEKPIVLENACSSIVNGCDDAKTSQLLGNTEVDKGEQQLVHAFLKLFLKDGHIFLETEFLDGASGKEGLHQIIQYIKNNWK; the protein is encoded by the exons ATGGCTATGAACAGATACATGCATCCGCGAAATATCTATAAAAACCCTCCAGATTTTTCGAAGCTTTCAAAAGACTTTTCAGAATTTTCTAGCATTTGTAAAACG GATGTATCAGGAAAAGTAACAATCGATTTCAAAGATCCACATTCCTTAAGAGTACTAACAAGGTGTCTACTAAAATCAGATTTCAATCTAGATGTTAAAATACCTGAAGACAGATTAGTGCCCACACTGCCTTTACGACTCAACTATCTGCTGTGGATAGAAGACCTAATTAAAGCTATCAAAAGAACTGGACATATAAAAGGCTTGGACATAG GTACTGGTGCCTGTGCTATTTACCCACTTTTGGCAACAGCGAAGAACAAATGGAGCATGCTAGGCACTGAAAACGATGAAGAAAGCCTTAGTAAGGCTTTAGAGAatgttcaacaaaataatttgcAGGATTTCATTCAGT TAAAACTAAACAAAACTCAATCAATATATGATTTTCTATTTACTGAAGACAGTGGACTAGGGTTTGACTTCAGTATGTGCAATCCTCCTTTCTACAGCAACATCCAAGAACTCTTAGAATCTCGCAGTACTGCCAG ACCACCTCCAAAGAATGGATTTACTGGTTCCCCACATGAATTGATCACAGATGGAGGAGAGTTAGAATTTTGTAGAAAAATGATACAAGAAAGCAAGAACCATAAAAAGAAAGTCAT ATTATTTACTACAATGGTAGGACATAAGTTTACATTAAATGAATTATCTGAAGATCTGAAAGCAGAAGGTATTAAATACACTAGCACGGAATTCTGCCAAGGCAGGGTCACAAGATGGGGTTTAGCATGGACATATCAAGActataatatttacaaattag tTCCACCAAGAGATAAGCCCCGGAAAAAGATTGCTAACACTGTATACCAGTTACCAGAATTATCAAATAGTATAAGTAATGTTGACATTGCGTTTGATAAACTTAAACCCCTTCTTCTGACCTTAAAAATATCACGAAAAGTTcttaacaaaaaaggaaattgTATACTTCTGGACATTATTGCTACTGAAAACACATGGAGTAATCAAAGAAGGAAAAGGAGAATGCTTAAAAGAGAAGACGCAAATGAtgcaaagaaattaaaacaagattGTTCACTAGAGGCAGAGACTGTTTTGGAGAATAATAATTCAGAAGAAAAACCTATAGTGCTAGAAAATGCTTGTTCAAGTATTGTTAATGGTTGTGATGATGCCAAAACATCACAATTGCTGGGAAATACTGAAGTAGATAAAGGAGAACAACAGTTAGTTCATGCATTTTTAAAACTTTTCTTAAAAGATGGCCATATATTTCTGGAAACAGAATTTCTCGATGGTGCCAGTGGGAAAGAAGGTCTACATCAAATAATACAATACATTAAAAACAACTGgaaataa